Proteins encoded within one genomic window of Anopheles gambiae chromosome 3, idAnoGambNW_F1_1, whole genome shotgun sequence:
- the LOC1280184 gene encoding class E basic helix-loop-helix protein 23 encodes MDPPHNPFNFHLGPPASHTGHGHHPEPTPSPPQSVPGRRTPLGTVGLGGFYAQPHASSATHTDENRPSGSAESPPPHHHVPVPPGAAGKQKNRQGKSVRLNINARERRRMHDLNDALDELRSVIPYAHSPSVRKLSKIATLLLAKNYILMQANALDELRRLLAYIQSAAGASIPTVDLRTMPSALKLQQLLQAPHQDLALQQPSGSSSTTTSTQAGQAGALPPPPPPAPSQNP; translated from the exons ATGGATCCACCGCACAACCCGTTCAACTTTCATCTTGGCCCGCCGGCGTCCCACACCGGCCACGGACACCATCCGGAGCCTACGCCGAGCCCACCGCAAAGCGTCCCGGGACGCCGCACTCCGCTCGGTACGGTGGGGCTCGGGGGGTTTTACGCCCAGCCGCACGCCTCCTCGGCCACCCACACCGATGAGAATCGTCCCTCGGGCAGTGCGGAAAG CCCACCGCCACATCACCACGTGCCCGTCCCGCCGGGCGCGGccgggaagcaaaaaaaccgcCAGGGCAAATCAGTTCGGCTGAACATTAATGCACGGGAGCGCCGCCGGATGCACGATCTGAACGACGCACTGGACGAGCTGCGCAGCGTCATCCCGTACGCCCATTCGCCCTCGGTGCGGAAGCTGTCCAAGATTGCGACGCTGCTGCTCGCGAAGAACTACATCCTCATGCAGGCAAACGCACTGGATGAGCTTAGAAG ACTGCTAGCCTACATACAGAGTGCTGCCGGTGCCAGTATTCCAACGGTGGACTTACGCACGATGCCTTCGGCCCtgaagctgcagcagctgctgcaggctCCCCATCAGGATCTCGCCCTCCAGCAGCCCTCCGGCAGCTCCTCCACCACGACCAGCACCCAGGCCGGTCAGGCCGGGgcgctgccaccgccgccaccacctgCCCCTAGTCAGAACCCTTAA